Proteins found in one Drosophila innubila isolate TH190305 chromosome X, UK_Dinn_1.0, whole genome shotgun sequence genomic segment:
- the LOC117792490 gene encoding INO80 complex subunit C — MDSLSLPKPKRTFKRSFAFPKNCVYRPLRQIHNMERNQKLPADQPTYFTLNAPPSLLPVKKYSDISGLPAPYVDPHSKLRYANAEEYASMQHMPSDIINGYLTVRGYTSAVG, encoded by the exons ATGGACTCGTTGTCTCTGCCTAAACCTAAACGAACATTTAAGCGTTCATTTGCCTTTCCCAAGAACTGCGTCTATCGACCGCTACGTCAAATTCACAATATGGAGCGCAATCAAAAGTTGCCCGCCGATCAGCCTACAT ACTTCACGCTTAATGCGCCGCCCTCGTTGCTGCCGGTCAAGAAATATTCAGACATTAGTGGTCTACCGGCGCCCTATGTGGATCCCCATTCAAAACTGCGTTATGCCAATGCGGAGGAATACGCCTCAATGCAGCACATGCCTTCGGATATCATCAATGGCTATCTGACCGTTCGTGGCTACACGAGTGCTGTTGGTTAG
- the LOC117792480 gene encoding kelch domain-containing protein 3 produces the protein MLWTVHLDGGPQRVNHAAVGVGDFIYSFGGYCTGDDYRFNEPIDVHVLNVHSMRWTLVPQQCDSDGDPLKYPLVPFQRYGHTVVAHKERIYIWGGRNDEHLCNVLYCFDPKTARWTRPAVSGCLPGARDGHSACVIGNCMYIFGGFVDEINEFSSDVHALNLETMEWRYVQTFGVPPTYRDFHAAVAYEEERMYIFGGRGDKHSPYHSQEETYCHEIVYLDMKSKVWHRPFTAGKVPVGRRSHSMFVHNKLIFVFGGYNGLLDQHFNDLYTFDPRTKLWNLVRANGQAPTARRRQCAIVMGTRMFLFGGTSPRCSTPQMHQSASASRATDATPPSAAASAVTTLIDYSDLHVLDFEPTLKTLATMVVLKHQLDISGLPRSFRADLNMLTQPNSITRPINQAG, from the coding sequence ATGCTGTGGACGGTGCATCTGGATGGAGGTCCACAGCGTGTCAATCATGCCGCAGTGGGCGTGGGCGATTTCATTTATAGTTTTGGCGGCTATTGCACCGGTGACGATTATCGCTTCAATGAGCCGATCGATGTACATGTGCTGAATGTGCATTCGATGCGATGGACGCTAGTGCCACAGCAATGCGACAGCGATGGCGATCCCCTCAAGTATCCGCTGGTGCCGTTCCAGCGCTACGGTCACACTGTCGTCGCGCACAAGGAGCGCATTTACATTTGGGGCGGTCGCAACGATGAGCACCTGTGCAATGTTCTCTACTGCTTCGATCCGAAAACCGCTCGTTGGACACGACCGGCGGTCAGTGGCTGTCTACCGGGAGCACGCGACGGTCACTCTGCCTGCGTCATTGGCAACTGCATGTACATTTTCGGGGGATTCGTTGACGAGATCAACGAGTTCAGCAGTGATGTGCATGCGCTGAATCTGGAGACAATGGAGTGGCGTTATGTGCAGACATTTGGCGTTCCTCCCACGTATCGGGACTTTCATGCTGCCGTTGCCTACGAGGAGGAGCGTATGTACATCTTTGGGGGGCGGGGCGACAAGCACAGTCCATACCATAGCCAGGAGGAGACCTACTGTCACGAGATTGTGTATCTGGACATGAAGAGCAAGGTCTGGCATCGTCCCTTTACCGCCGGCAAAGTGCCAGTGGGTCGACGCAGTCACAGCATGTTTGTGCACAACAAACTGATCTTTGTCTTTGGCGGCTACAACGGATTACTCGATCAGCATTTCAACGATCTGTACACATTCGATCCCCGGACCAAACTCTGGAATCTGGTGCGTGCCAATGGCCAGGCGCCAACGGCTCGTCGACGCCAGTGTGCCATTGTCATGGGCACTCGCATGTTCCTCTTCGGCGGCACCAGTCCTCGCTGCTCCACGCCCCAGATGCACCAATCCGCGTCCGCATCACGTGCAACGGATGCAACGCcaccatcagcagcagcatcagctgTGACCACACTGATTGACTACAGCGATCTGCATGTGTTGGACTTTGAGCCAACACTCAAGACTCTGGCCACAATGGTGGTGCTGAAGCATCAGCTGGACATCTCCGGACTGCCGCGCAGTTTCCGTGCTGATCTTAATATGCTGACACAGCCCAACAGTATTACACGGCCCATCAATCAGGCTGGCTAG
- the LOC117791007 gene encoding protein yippee-like CG15309, whose protein sequence is MVKTFQAYLPSTNRTYSCVHCRAHLASHDELISKSFQGSQGPAYLFNSVVNVACGQTEERVLLTGLHAVADIYCECCKTPLGWKYEHAYESSQKYKEGKFIIELAHMIKENGWD, encoded by the coding sequence ATGGTGAAAACCTTTCAAGCCTACTTACCGTCCACAAATCGGACCTACTCATGTGTTCATTGTCGAGCGCATCTCGCTTCGCACGACGAGCTCATCTCAAAGTCATTTCAGGGCAGCCAGGGACCGGCGTATCTGTTTAATTCAGTGGTGAATGTAGCCTGTGGCCAGACGGAGGAGCGTGTCTTGTTGACTGGATTGCATGCGGTCGCTGATATTTACTGCGAGTGTTGCAAGACCCCCCTGGGCTGGAAATATGAGCATGCATACGAGTCCAGTCAAAAGTACAAGGAGGGTAAATTTATCATTGAGCTGGCGCATATGATCAAGGAGAATGGCTGGGATTGA